The following is a genomic window from Geoalkalibacter halelectricus.
CAATTGTAAAAGGCTTTTATGCGCATTCGCAGTTTCCAACAAAACGACGCCGAAGCCTGGGACGACTATGTTATGTCCCATCCCGACGGCACCATCTTCCATCTCACCCAATGGAAGCGCGTCGTCGACGAGAGCTTCGGCCACCCGAGCTGTTATCTTCTCGCCGAAGAGGCGCCCAGCAATGGCAGTCGTCCGCGCCTTGTCGGGGTGCTGCCCCTGGTGCGCATTAAAAGCCGCCTGTTCGGCGATTTCTTGGTCTCGGTCCCCTTTGCCGAACTTGGCGGCCCGGTGGCCGACAGCACCGAAATCGCCGTGGCGCTGCTGGCCAGGGCAGGGGAAGTGGCGCGGGAATTCGGCGTCGATTATGTCGAACTCAAGAACACCCAGGGACTCGCCGACCTGCCGACTAAGGATCTCTACGTCAACTTCAGCAAAGCCATGGACCCCGATCCCGAGGTTAATCTGCTCGCCATTCCGCGCAAATCCCGCGCCGTGGTGCGCAAGGCCATCAACGGCGGGCTCGAAAGCGAAACCGGCCACCACCTGTTGCCGGTGTTTTATGATCTGATGGCGCGCAGCTACCACAATCTGGGCACGCCCATCTTCCCGAAAAGTTTTTTTGCCAAATTTCTCCAGGTTTTCGGCGACAAGTCCGACCTGCTGGTGGTGCGCAGCCCGCAAGGCCGGCCCATTGCCGGGGTGCTGAGCTTTTATTTCAAGGACCGGGTCATGCCCTACTATGCCGGGTCGCTCTTCGAAGCCCGCGCCCTCGGCCCCAATGATTTCATGTACTGGGAACTCATGCGCCGCGCCTGCCAAGCCGGTTACAAGATCTTTGACTACGGTCGCAGCAAGGTCGATACGGGCTCCTACAGTTTCAAAAAACACTGGGGATTCGAGCCAAAGCCCCTGGCGTACCAGTACCTGCTGGTCGGAAAAAACGAAATGCCGAACCTGAGCCCCACCAACCCGAAGTATCAGAAGAAAATCGAGATGTGGCGCAAGATGCCGTTTGCGTTGACGAAGATCGTCGGACCACCGCTGGCGAAGTATCTGGCTTGAAAACTGTTGCACCGCCGAGGGCGCTGAGGGCGCGGAGAGAAACACTAAGACACGGATTTTCTCAGCGATCTCCGCGACCTCTGCGGTGAGAAATTGCTTAAGGGTTATAAGGCCTTGAAGATTTTATACATCTGCCACCGTATTCCCTATCCGCCCAACAAAGGCGACAAGATCCGTTCTTTCAACGAGGTCAAGTATCTCGCGAAAGACCACGATCTCTTCCTCGCCTTTCTGGTCGATGACCCGGCGGATACGCAGCATGTCGACGCTTTGAGGGAATATTGCGTTGATTTGGCTTTCGCTCAGATCGATCCACGGGCGCAGAAAGTTAAAGCAGCTTCTCAGGTAGTTGCGGGTAAAGCGCTGAGTGTGCCTTACTTTTATTCGCCAAAATTGCAGCGGGAAATCGACGCCTGGGCCAGTGTCCAAGACTTTGACGCCGTCGTCTGCTTCTCCGGGCCCATGGCGGAATATGTGTATCGCTCCAGCCTTTGGAAAAAGGCGGACCGCCCTCGGCTCATCATGGACTTCTGCGATGTCGATTCCGATAAATGGGGCCAATACGCTCAAGACGCCAAATTCCCCATGAACCTCGTCTACAGCCTGGAGCAGAAACGCCTTCTGGCCTACGAGGCGCAGGTCAATCGCGATTTCGACCATTCAGTGTTCGTGACGGACAATGAAGCTCAATTGTTCAACAACCAGGTGCCCGACGCCCGCAACCTGACGACGGTCGGCAATGGTGTGGATTTCGAATTTTTCAACCCCGGATTTCGTAGGGGCGAGGCATGCCTCGCCCAGGATGATGAATCGGACCATGTCGACCAGGGCACGGCGCGCCGTGCCCCTACGAATCTGGTGTTCACCGGCGCCATGGATTATCACGCCAATGTCGACGCCGTGGTGTGGTTTTGCAGCGACATCCTGCCGCGCATCACTCAGGCCGGCATTGACGCGCATTTCTACATTGTCGGCGGGCGGCCCGCGCCGGCTGTTCAGGCGTTGGCGCAAAACCCCAGGGTCACCGTGACCGGTTTCGTCGAAGATATTCGCCCCTGGTACGCCAAGGCCGATTTGTGCGTCATTCCCCTGCGCTTGGCGCGCGGCGTCCAGAACAAGGTGCTCGAAGCCATGGCCATGGAGCGGCCCGTCGTCACGACCAGCAAAGCCGCCCAAGGCGTCGGCGCCAAGGATCTGGAACATCTCTGGGTCGCCGACAGCGCGGAGAGCATCGCCGCCACCGTCATCGATCTGTGCCGAAATCCCGATACCCAGCGCGAATTGGGCCAGGCGGGCCGCAAGTTCGTCGTGGAGAATTTCGACTGGCGACGGAATATGGAAAAGCTGGAAAAATTACTGAGTTAAAATCGACGGGATTGACAGGATGTCTTGAGGAATGCTGTTGTTGATGTTTCCAGCCAATCCAGTAAATCCTGTCAAGGTTCTTTGCTCTTGAGGAAATTATGAAAGTTTTATGTGTAGTCGGTGCGCGACCCAACTTCATGAAAGTCGCACCCATCATCGATGAACTCAAACGGCGCGATATCGACTACGTGCTCGTTCATACCGGTCAGCACTATGACGAGAAGATGAGCAAACTGTTCTTTGTCGACCTGGGCATGCCCAAGCCCCATGTCGATCTTGAGGTCGGCTCCGGCAGCCATGCCCGCCAGACCGGGGAGGTGCTCATGCGCATCGAACCCATCCTCGAGAGCGAAAAACCCGATGTGGTCATCGTCGTCGGCGATGTCAACTCAACCCTGGCCGCGACTCTGGCCGCCGCCAAGCTGTGCATCCCCGTGGCTCACGTCGAAGCCGGCCTGCGCAGCTTCGACCGCACCATGCCCGAAGAGATCAACCGTCTGATGACCGACAGCGTGGCCGACTTCCTGTTCACTACCGAAGAACTCGCGAGTGAACACCTGCGCCGCGAAGGCATCCCCGATGAAAAGATTTTCTTCGTCGGCAACACCATGATCGACAGCCTGGTCAAGCACGTCCGGCGCGCCGACGAATCGCCGATCCTGGAGCAACTCGGTGTGACACCCAAAAATTACGGGGTCGTCACCTTGCATCGTCCCTCCAACGTCGATCAGCCCGAAAGTCTGCGCGACATTCTCGAAGCCCTCAGCACCATCGCGCGCGATCTGCCTCTGGTCTTTCCCATTCATCCGCGCACCCGCAAGCGCATTGCCGAATTTGGCCTCGAAGCACTTTTGGCGCAGGGGTTCATTCTCTGCGAACCCTTGGGCTATCTCGATTTTCTCAAGCTCAACAAGGATGCCCGTCTGGTCCTCACCGACTCCGGCGGCATCCAGGAAGAAACCACGGTGCTCGGCGTGCCCTGCATTACCCTGCGGCACAACACCGAACGCCCCATTACCGTCACCGCCGGCACCAACCAACTGGTGGGTTCGGACAAACACCAAATCCTCTCCGCCGCCGCAAAGGTATTAAGCGGTCAGACGGAGAAAAAACAGATTCCGCCGCTATGGGACGGTCAGGCGGCCAAACGCATTGTGGACTTTTTGGAACAATCGTTGTAGGGGCGCACCGACGTGCGCCCTCCCCCCTATGCAGGAAACCGGGCGCACATCGGTGCGCCCCTACGGGTGGACAGACCATCGCGCAAGGAAACAGACCATGAAAATACTCCACGTACTCGACCACAGCCTGCCCCTGCACAGCGGCTACACCTTCCGCAGCCAGAGCATTTTCCGCGCTCAGCGCGCCCGGGGTTGGCAGCCGGTTGTCGTGACCGCTCCCAAGCATGAGCAAAGCTGGAAGGGCGAGTGGGCGCCGCGCGAAGTCATCGG
Proteins encoded in this region:
- a CDS encoding FemAB family XrtA/PEP-CTERM system-associated protein; the encoded protein is MRIRSFQQNDAEAWDDYVMSHPDGTIFHLTQWKRVVDESFGHPSCYLLAEEAPSNGSRPRLVGVLPLVRIKSRLFGDFLVSVPFAELGGPVADSTEIAVALLARAGEVAREFGVDYVELKNTQGLADLPTKDLYVNFSKAMDPDPEVNLLAIPRKSRAVVRKAINGGLESETGHHLLPVFYDLMARSYHNLGTPIFPKSFFAKFLQVFGDKSDLLVVRSPQGRPIAGVLSFYFKDRVMPYYAGSLFEARALGPNDFMYWELMRRACQAGYKIFDYGRSKVDTGSYSFKKHWGFEPKPLAYQYLLVGKNEMPNLSPTNPKYQKKIEMWRKMPFALTKIVGPPLAKYLA
- the wecB gene encoding non-hydrolyzing UDP-N-acetylglucosamine 2-epimerase; amino-acid sequence: MKVLCVVGARPNFMKVAPIIDELKRRDIDYVLVHTGQHYDEKMSKLFFVDLGMPKPHVDLEVGSGSHARQTGEVLMRIEPILESEKPDVVIVVGDVNSTLAATLAAAKLCIPVAHVEAGLRSFDRTMPEEINRLMTDSVADFLFTTEELASEHLRREGIPDEKIFFVGNTMIDSLVKHVRRADESPILEQLGVTPKNYGVVTLHRPSNVDQPESLRDILEALSTIARDLPLVFPIHPRTRKRIAEFGLEALLAQGFILCEPLGYLDFLKLNKDARLVLTDSGGIQEETTVLGVPCITLRHNTERPITVTAGTNQLVGSDKHQILSAAAKVLSGQTEKKQIPPLWDGQAAKRIVDFLEQSL
- a CDS encoding TIGR03087 family PEP-CTERM/XrtA system glycosyltransferase; this translates as MKILYICHRIPYPPNKGDKIRSFNEVKYLAKDHDLFLAFLVDDPADTQHVDALREYCVDLAFAQIDPRAQKVKAASQVVAGKALSVPYFYSPKLQREIDAWASVQDFDAVVCFSGPMAEYVYRSSLWKKADRPRLIMDFCDVDSDKWGQYAQDAKFPMNLVYSLEQKRLLAYEAQVNRDFDHSVFVTDNEAQLFNNQVPDARNLTTVGNGVDFEFFNPGFRRGEACLAQDDESDHVDQGTARRAPTNLVFTGAMDYHANVDAVVWFCSDILPRITQAGIDAHFYIVGGRPAPAVQALAQNPRVTVTGFVEDIRPWYAKADLCVIPLRLARGVQNKVLEAMAMERPVVTTSKAAQGVGAKDLEHLWVADSAESIAATVIDLCRNPDTQRELGQAGRKFVVENFDWRRNMEKLEKLLS